A window of Methylomonas sp. 11b genomic DNA:
AATGCTTTAATCCGTTGCGCAGCTTCTACACACTCTTCAATAGGCGCGACCAAGGCAATCCGCACATGATTGGCGCCGGGATTGATGCCGCCGCTATCGCGCGACAAGTAGCTGCCGGGCAGTACCGTAATGTTTTGCTCGGCAAACAGCTTTTGCGCAAATTCTGTATCCGAGATCGGTGTCTTCAGCCAGATGTAAAAGCTGGCCGGCGGCCGGCTGATCTCGCACACATCCTGCAAAATCTCGATAAACGCGGTGAATTTGTCGCGGTACAACTGGCGGTTGTGCCTGACATGCTCTTCGTCGTTCCAGGCGGCGATGCTGGCGTGCTGGGTCGGCACCGGCATCGGGCAGCCGTGGTAGGTGCGGTATTTGAAATACTGCTGCAACACCTCGGCGTCGCCGGCGACAAAGCCGGAACGCAATCCCGGCGCGTTGGAGCGTTTGGACAGGCTTTGGAAAATTACGCAGCGTTTGAAATCGGTGTTGCCGGCCTGATAAGCGCTTTGCAGCAAGCCTTGCGGCGGATGGGCCTCGTCGTCGTAGAGCTCGGTGTAACACTCGTCCGAAGCGATGACAAAATCGTATTTTTCGGCCAAAGCTAATAATTTCAGATGATCGGCTGGCGTCAACACCGTGCCGGTCGGGTTGCCCGGCGAGCAGATAAAGATCAACTGGCAACGTTGCCAAATCGCCTCCGGCACGCTGTCAAAGTCCGGCAAGTAGCCGTCGGCCTCGACCGTATTCAGATAATACGGCTCGGCACCGGCCAGCAGAGCTGCACCTTCGTAGATCTGGTAAAACGGATTGGGCATGATCACCACCGGCTTGTCGGCAGAATCAATTACCGCTTGCGCCAGCGAGAACAAGGCCTCGCGGGTACCGTTGACCGGCAACACCTGGGTTTCGGCGTCCACACCCCCGGCCGGAATCCCAAAGCGGCGGCAAGTCCAGTCGGCGATGGTCTGCCGCAATTCCGGCAAACCTTTGGTGGTCGGATATTGGGTCAAGCCGTGCAAATGTTGCAGTAAGGCTTCCTGAATAAAGTGCGGGGTGGCGTGCTTGGGTTCACCGATCGACAGAGCGATATGCGCTTTGTCGACTGGCGGCGTGACGCCTTGTTTCAGCGTGGCAAGCTTTTCAAACGGGTACGGATGTAACTGGGATAAATGCGGGTTCATTATTTGCTGCAACGCGGTTGTCTGCCGGCACCCCAGGCTTGTTGCTGTAGCTGGACGGCTCTGCCCATATTTTGATTCAAATTATCGATGCGGCTGGCATGCGATGGATGAGTGGACATAAATTCGATAGGCTGACCGCCCTGCGCGGCTTTGTCCATTTTCAACCATAAATTGACGCTTTGCCGCGGGTCGAAGCCGGCTTTGGCCATTAAATCCAAGCCTATGGTATCGGCTTCGGTTTCGTGAATCCGGCTGTACGGCAGGATTACGCCATATTGCGCGCCCACGCCCAACAGGCCCAATGCGGTTTGACCCAAGGCGGTTTGCGGCTGCGTCACCGCTTGCACCATGGCCAAACCGGTGCTGACCGCCGTTTCCTGCGACAAGCGCTCGTTGCTGTGTCTGGATAACACATGGCCAATTTCATGACCGATTACCGCCGCCAGCTGGTCCTGGTTATCCACCAAATTGATCAGTCCGGTATGCACGCCGATTTTGTTGCCAGGTAGGGCAAAGGCGTTCAAGGATTCGTCTTCAAACACCACCACTTCCCATTGCCCGCCGGTTTGCTGGGTAATAGCGTACGCCACGCATTGGGCGAACTGGCTGTAGCGCTGATTGCCGCTGATCGGGTTTTTGCTCTTCATACTGCTGAAGGCTTGCAAACCCATCTGATCGACCTGATTGTCCGGCATATAAATAAACTGCGAGCGGCCGGTGGGGCTGGTGGCACAAGCGTTTAGCAACAAGGAAACAGCTGTGCAAAGAAAGAGTTTTTTCAACATGGCGACAACATCCGCAAGGAAAAGAAGCGGCATTCTAGCGTAACTTGTGGGCCGGGGTTAAAAGCTTTTTGGCCAATCAAGCCCAGTTCCAACTCCGGATTGAACCCAGGCTATTTGCAGAGCAGTCCCTGGAAACACCTCGATTGTTTTTGTCAGCCGCTGCCAAAGAAATAAAAATCGCCGGGATTACGCGTTTTCCAGCATGTGTAAAAGTTGCTGCAAGCAAAACAACGTCGCCTGCTGCCGTATCGACTGCCGGTCGCCGCTGAATTGTTTCTTCAAGCAAGCACCGTTAGCGCCACGCTTTTGCCAGGCGATAAATACGGTTCCGACCGGCTTTAGCGGCGTGCCGCCATCAGGCCCGGCAATACCGGTGACGGCCAAAGCCAGATCGGCCAGACTATTTGTCAAAGTGCCCGCCACCATTTCCAAAGCAGTCTCTTCGCTCACCGCACCCACTCTCGCCAAAGTCTCCGGTTTGACACCCAGCATATCGATCTTGGCATCGTTGCTGTAGGTAACAAAACCACGATCAAACCATCCGGAACTGCCCGGTACATCGGTAATTGCCTTGGCAATACCGCCGCCGGTACAGGATTCGGACAAGGCCAGACGTAGACTTAGGATGTTTAGGCGATTGCCGAGTGCTTCGGCGAGTAAATAGCTTGGATCGTGCATGACAGTCCGGTTAGCTGATACGGCATCAAGCCGAGAAGGGATTTTGTTGCAGCGGATAGGTCATCGCTGCAACAAACAGACAAACTTACTTGGGTAGTTTGGCGATTTCCGCGACTTTTTCGAAATCGGCGCCGACGCTGATGATAAAACTAGTCACTTGCTCGATGCTCATGTCCGACT
This region includes:
- the dapC gene encoding succinyldiaminopimelate transaminase — translated: MNPHLSQLHPYPFEKLATLKQGVTPPVDKAHIALSIGEPKHATPHFIQEALLQHLHGLTQYPTTKGLPELRQTIADWTCRRFGIPAGGVDAETQVLPVNGTREALFSLAQAVIDSADKPVVIMPNPFYQIYEGAALLAGAEPYYLNTVEADGYLPDFDSVPEAIWQRCQLIFICSPGNPTGTVLTPADHLKLLALAEKYDFVIASDECYTELYDDEAHPPQGLLQSAYQAGNTDFKRCVIFQSLSKRSNAPGLRSGFVAGDAEVLQQYFKYRTYHGCPMPVPTQHASIAAWNDEEHVRHNRQLYRDKFTAFIEILQDVCEISRPPASFYIWLKTPISDTEFAQKLFAEQNITVLPGSYLSRDSGGINPGANHVRIALVAPIEECVEAAQRIKAFLNENNP
- a CDS encoding M48 family metallopeptidase, translated to MLKKLFLCTAVSLLLNACATSPTGRSQFIYMPDNQVDQMGLQAFSSMKSKNPISGNQRYSQFAQCVAYAITQQTGGQWEVVVFEDESLNAFALPGNKIGVHTGLINLVDNQDQLAAVIGHEIGHVLSRHSNERLSQETAVSTGLAMVQAVTQPQTALGQTALGLLGVGAQYGVILPYSRIHETEADTIGLDLMAKAGFDPRQSVNLWLKMDKAAQGGQPIEFMSTHPSHASRIDNLNQNMGRAVQLQQQAWGAGRQPRCSK
- a CDS encoding CinA family protein, with the translated sequence MHDPSYLLAEALGNRLNILSLRLALSESCTGGGIAKAITDVPGSSGWFDRGFVTYSNDAKIDMLGVKPETLARVGAVSEETALEMVAGTLTNSLADLALAVTGIAGPDGGTPLKPVGTVFIAWQKRGANGACLKKQFSGDRQSIRQQATLFCLQQLLHMLENA